Proteins encoded together in one Juglans regia cultivar Chandler chromosome 9, Walnut 2.0, whole genome shotgun sequence window:
- the LOC108994361 gene encoding UPF0481 protein At3g47200-like isoform X2 gives MGATPSSSASNCPPEECSPESNTSRHDDLMADSNRSKQTSIETEDVEEIASSIQGKLFETSPPPSQHSIFRVPNRLRRHNEKAFVPQVVSIGPFHFENKELKGMEKIKLWYLKCLLNRAPAEETIGLVWLVKFVGNTEQDCRKCYAEEVDVPRNKFIEMMILDGCFILEFLCRYRNDLMAIKGEEDLVPNTSWMPRKILADLLLLENQIPWCVLDCLFNLMPYLKTESCSRLDDLVSSSFSKYGMFPLSARSSSQNHKHLLDCFRNCLVRSCTITRPNCLVPLKRIPIRSVTQLCEKGFRFIAEDGENILNIKHEDYIIKMPAIVIEENTESMFRNLIAYEHCDPSKGHEITSYAALLYCLIKSPTDALHLKERDIIQIGLSNGDIASFLNRLYNDICCHGFLYTDLCERVNRPPPVNSLPTAQWPSGIHAARVRF, from the coding sequence GCAGATTCCAACAGAAGCAAGCAAACTTCCATTGAGACTGAAGATGTGGAAGAAATTGCATCTTCGATTCAAGGAAAGCTTTTCGAAACGTCTCCACCACCATCTCAGCATTCCATATTTAGAGTTCCAAATAGACTACGCAGGCATAATGAGAAGGCTTTCGTGCCACAAGTAGTTTCAATCGGTCCATTTCACTTCGAGAACAAGGAGCTAAAAGGAATGGAAAAAATCAAGCTATGGTATTTAAAATGCCTCCTCAATCGAGCACCAGCTGAGGAAACAATTGGCTTGGTTTGGTTGGTGAAATTCGTCGGAAATACTGAGCAGGATTGTCGTAAGTGTTATGCAGAAGAGGTCGATGTTCCAAGAAATAAATTCATAGAGATGATGATCCTCGATGGTTGCTTTATCCTCGAATTCCTCTGCAGATATCGAAATGACCTGATGGCAATTAAAGGAGAGGAAGATCTCGTGCCTAATACGTCATGGATGCCCAGAAAAATATTAGCCGATTTGCTTCTGCTTGAGAATCAAATTCCTTGGTGCGTTCTCGACTGTTTGTTCAACCTCATGCCCTACTTGAAAACTGAATCGTGCTCCCGACTTGATGATCtggtttcctcttctttttccaaGTATGGAATGTTTCCTCTCTCGGCGCGCAGTAGTTCTCAAAATCACAAGCATTTACTCGATTGCTTCCGAAACTGTTTAGTTCGTTCATGCACTATAACACGGCCTAATTGCTTAGTTCCCTTGAAGCGGATCCCAATTCGGTCTGTGACACAGCTTTGCGAGAAAGGATTTAGATTTATCGCTGAAGACGGAGAAAACATCCTCAATATAAAGCACGAAGATTACATAATCAAGATGCCAGCAATAGTTATAGAGGAGAACACAGAATCTATGTTTAGAAACCTCATCGCATATGAGCATTGTGATCCGAGTAAGGGCCACGAAATCACCTCTTACGCTGCGCTCTTGTATTGCCTGATTAAGTCTCCCACAGATGCACTTCATCTCAAAGAGAGAGACATTATACAAATTGGATTGAGCAATGGGGACATAGCAAGTTTCTTAAACAGGCTTTATAATGATATCTGTTGCCATGGTTTTCTCTACACAGACCTCTGCGAACGTGTGAACAGACCACCACCAGTAAACTCGTTGCCAACAGCCCAATGGCCTAGTGGCATACATGCAGCACGAGTCCGGTTCTGA
- the LOC108994388 gene encoding ribonuclease J isoform X2, producing the protein MATKITLVIPALDSRTPIFASSFTMELIKKRLKENGIFVSSRLKVFRTRRKFMAGPFEIEPIRVTHSIPDCCGLVLRCADGTILHTGDWKIDETPLDGKVFDREALEELSKEGVTLMMSDSTNILSPGRTMSESVVADALLRRISAAKGRVITTQFASNIHRLGSVKAAADLTGRKLVFVGMSLRTYLDAAWKDGKAPIDPSTLVKVEDIDAYAPKDLLIVTTGSQAEPRAALNLASYGGSHSLKLSKEDIILYSAKVIPGNESRVMKMLNRISEIGTPIVMGKNECLHTSGHGHRGELEEILQIVKPQHFLPIHGELLFLKEHELLGRSTGIRHTCVIKNGEMLGVSHLRNRRVLSSGFTSLGKESLQLMYSDGDKAFGTSTELCIDERQRIALDGIIVISMEILRGQDADGLIENSLKGKIRITTRCLWLDKGKLLDALHKAAHAALSSCPVNCPLAHMERTVAEVLRKMVRKYSGKRPEVIAIAVENPEAVLSDELNARLSGKSHVDFGMPALRKVVDGRLKEIDGHPKEKQSDRMHAEEDVASIHLENTSQQGEYTELERLLPEEDTTTSSSSLTEQLLPDSNDSDDFWKVFTSSSPVDKGAKANNGFVPHTKHVSQIEKVGTESVKDDSLKLSNAQPKSKPVKRNKWKPEDVKKLIKMRGELHSRFQVVKGRMALWEEISGNLLGDGITRSAGECKSLWTSLVQKYEETKSGKKSRKSWPYFEEMDRVFSDTDAMATK; encoded by the exons ATGGCCACGAAGATCACATTG GTCATCCCTGCTTTGGATTCTCGTACACCAATATTTGCATCTTCCTTTACGATGGAG CTTATTAAGAAGCGTTTAAAGGAGAATGGGATTTTTGTTTCGTCTAGACTTAAGGTATTTAGAACAAGGAGGAAGTTTATGGCGGGGCCGTTTGAAATTGAGCCTATCAGGGTCACCCATTCTATTCCCGATTGCTGTGGATTAGTTCTTCGCTGTGCTGATGGCACGATTCTTCACACTGGGGACTGGAAG ATTGATGAAACACCATTAGATGGAAAAGTTTTTGATCGTGAAGCATTAGAGGAACTTTCAAAAGAAGGAGTAACATTG ATGATGAGTGACTCAACAAATATTCTTTCACCTGGGAGGACAATGAGTGAATCTGTAGTGGCAGATGCATTATTGAGGCGTATTTCAGCAGCTAAAGGAAGGGTTATTACAACTCAGTTTGCATCGAATATACACCGCCTTGGAAGTGTGAAAGCTGCCGCTGATTTAACTGGTAGAAAACTG GTATTTGTTGGCATGTCCTTAAGAACATATCTGGATGCTGCCTGGAAGGATGGAAAGGCACCAATTGATCCATCAACTCTG GTGAAAGTTGAGGATATTGATGCCTATGCTCCAAAGGATTTGTTAATCGTGACGACTGGTTCTCAA GCAGAACCACGTGCTGCTCTAAATCTTGCATCATATGGAGGTAGTCATTCTCTCAAACTGAGCAAGGAAGATATAATTCTGTACTCGGCTAAG GTAATCCCTGGTAATGAATCTCGGGTGATGAAAATGCTAAACCGGATATCCGAGATTGGAACACCCATCGTAATGGGTAAAAATGAGTGCCTGCATACATCTGGTCATGGACATCGTGGAGAACTG gaagaaatacttcaaattgTAAAGCCACAGCACTTTTTGCCCATACATGGAGAACTGTTGTTTTTGAAAGAACATGAATTACTTGGAAGATCAACTGGCATTCGGCACACTTGT GTTATTAAGAATGGCGAGATGCTTGGGGTTTCTCATTTAAGAAATAGGAGAGTTCTGTCTTCCGGTTTCACTTCCCTAGGGAAAGAGAGTTTGCAG TTGATGTATAGTGATGGTGATAAAGCATTTGGTACATCAACTGAACTTTGCATTGATGAGAGACAAAGAATTGCATTAGATGGCATTATAGTGATCAG TATGGAAATTTTGCGTGGTCAAGATGCTGATGGTCTGATTGAAAATAGCTTGAAAGGGAAGATAAGAATCACTACAAGATGCTTATGGCTTGACAAAGGGAAGCTCTTAGATGCACTCCATAAAGCCGCCCATGCTGCACTTTCAAGCTGTCCTGTCAATTGTCCTTTAGCCCACATGGAAAGAACTGTGGCTGAGGTCTTGAGGAAGATGGTACGGAAGTACAGTGGTAAAAGGCCTGAAGTCATTGCCATTGCTGTGGAGAACCCTGAAGCAGTTCTCTCTGATGAGTTGAATGCAAGGCTATCTGGCAAGTCCCATGTTGATTTTGGGATGCCTGCACTGAGAAAAGTGGTTGATGGACGTCTAAAAGAAATTGATGGAcatccaaaagaaaaacagtCCGATAGGATGCATGCAGAAGAAGACGTTGCCAGTATACATTTAGAGAACACTTCACAacaag GTGAATATACCGAACTTGAAAGACTACTACCTGAGGAAGACACCACAACTTCGAGTTCCAGCTTAACAGAACAACTTTTACCCGATTCTAATGATTCAGATGATTTCTGGAAAGTGTTTACGTCATCATCACCTGTTGACAAAGGGGCTAAAGCTAACAATGGTTTTGTCCCACACACAAAACATGTGTCACAGATTGAGAAAGTTGGTACTGAAAGCGTTAAAGATGACTccttaaaattatcaaatgctCAACCGAAGTCCAAGCCTGTGAAACGGAATAAATGGAAACCTGAGGATGTTAAGAAGTTGATAAAAATGCGTGGGGAATTACATAGCAGATTCCAAGTTGTGAAGGGGAGAATGGCCCTCTGGGAAGAGATATCTGGAAACTTGTTGGGAGATGGGATCACTCGAAGTGCAGGGGAGTGCAAATCTCTATGGACATCTCTGGTTCAGAAATATGAG gAGACCAAGAGTGGGAAGAAAAGCAGGAAGAGCTGGCCATATTTTGAGGAAATGGATAGAGTTTTTTCTGATACTGATGCAATGGCAACAAAATGA
- the LOC108994361 gene encoding UPF0481 protein At3g47200-like isoform X1 produces the protein MGATPSSSASNCPPEECSPESNTSRRHDDLMADSNRSKQTSIETEDVEEIASSIQGKLFETSPPPSQHSIFRVPNRLRRHNEKAFVPQVVSIGPFHFENKELKGMEKIKLWYLKCLLNRAPAEETIGLVWLVKFVGNTEQDCRKCYAEEVDVPRNKFIEMMILDGCFILEFLCRYRNDLMAIKGEEDLVPNTSWMPRKILADLLLLENQIPWCVLDCLFNLMPYLKTESCSRLDDLVSSSFSKYGMFPLSARSSSQNHKHLLDCFRNCLVRSCTITRPNCLVPLKRIPIRSVTQLCEKGFRFIAEDGENILNIKHEDYIIKMPAIVIEENTESMFRNLIAYEHCDPSKGHEITSYAALLYCLIKSPTDALHLKERDIIQIGLSNGDIASFLNRLYNDICCHGFLYTDLCERVNRPPPVNSLPTAQWPSGIHAARVRF, from the coding sequence GCAGATTCCAACAGAAGCAAGCAAACTTCCATTGAGACTGAAGATGTGGAAGAAATTGCATCTTCGATTCAAGGAAAGCTTTTCGAAACGTCTCCACCACCATCTCAGCATTCCATATTTAGAGTTCCAAATAGACTACGCAGGCATAATGAGAAGGCTTTCGTGCCACAAGTAGTTTCAATCGGTCCATTTCACTTCGAGAACAAGGAGCTAAAAGGAATGGAAAAAATCAAGCTATGGTATTTAAAATGCCTCCTCAATCGAGCACCAGCTGAGGAAACAATTGGCTTGGTTTGGTTGGTGAAATTCGTCGGAAATACTGAGCAGGATTGTCGTAAGTGTTATGCAGAAGAGGTCGATGTTCCAAGAAATAAATTCATAGAGATGATGATCCTCGATGGTTGCTTTATCCTCGAATTCCTCTGCAGATATCGAAATGACCTGATGGCAATTAAAGGAGAGGAAGATCTCGTGCCTAATACGTCATGGATGCCCAGAAAAATATTAGCCGATTTGCTTCTGCTTGAGAATCAAATTCCTTGGTGCGTTCTCGACTGTTTGTTCAACCTCATGCCCTACTTGAAAACTGAATCGTGCTCCCGACTTGATGATCtggtttcctcttctttttccaaGTATGGAATGTTTCCTCTCTCGGCGCGCAGTAGTTCTCAAAATCACAAGCATTTACTCGATTGCTTCCGAAACTGTTTAGTTCGTTCATGCACTATAACACGGCCTAATTGCTTAGTTCCCTTGAAGCGGATCCCAATTCGGTCTGTGACACAGCTTTGCGAGAAAGGATTTAGATTTATCGCTGAAGACGGAGAAAACATCCTCAATATAAAGCACGAAGATTACATAATCAAGATGCCAGCAATAGTTATAGAGGAGAACACAGAATCTATGTTTAGAAACCTCATCGCATATGAGCATTGTGATCCGAGTAAGGGCCACGAAATCACCTCTTACGCTGCGCTCTTGTATTGCCTGATTAAGTCTCCCACAGATGCACTTCATCTCAAAGAGAGAGACATTATACAAATTGGATTGAGCAATGGGGACATAGCAAGTTTCTTAAACAGGCTTTATAATGATATCTGTTGCCATGGTTTTCTCTACACAGACCTCTGCGAACGTGTGAACAGACCACCACCAGTAAACTCGTTGCCAACAGCCCAATGGCCTAGTGGCATACATGCAGCACGAGTCCGGTTCTGA
- the LOC108994388 gene encoding ribonuclease J isoform X1 — translation MQSVFPEGSPLSRRLSLSPRMAAFGALSLCPCSLLWRPNPTNKRSVLCSLGSQTSTGTARSKVPRKRSGIKEGARTSMEDSVQRKMEEFYEGSDGPPLRVLPIGGLGEIGMNCMLVGNYDRYILIDAGVMFPDYDELGVQKITPDTSFIKRWSHKIEAVVITHGHEDHIGALPWVIPALDSRTPIFASSFTMELIKKRLKENGIFVSSRLKVFRTRRKFMAGPFEIEPIRVTHSIPDCCGLVLRCADGTILHTGDWKIDETPLDGKVFDREALEELSKEGVTLMMSDSTNILSPGRTMSESVVADALLRRISAAKGRVITTQFASNIHRLGSVKAAADLTGRKLVFVGMSLRTYLDAAWKDGKAPIDPSTLVKVEDIDAYAPKDLLIVTTGSQAEPRAALNLASYGGSHSLKLSKEDIILYSAKVIPGNESRVMKMLNRISEIGTPIVMGKNECLHTSGHGHRGELEEILQIVKPQHFLPIHGELLFLKEHELLGRSTGIRHTCVIKNGEMLGVSHLRNRRVLSSGFTSLGKESLQLMYSDGDKAFGTSTELCIDERQRIALDGIIVISMEILRGQDADGLIENSLKGKIRITTRCLWLDKGKLLDALHKAAHAALSSCPVNCPLAHMERTVAEVLRKMVRKYSGKRPEVIAIAVENPEAVLSDELNARLSGKSHVDFGMPALRKVVDGRLKEIDGHPKEKQSDRMHAEEDVASIHLENTSQQGEYTELERLLPEEDTTTSSSSLTEQLLPDSNDSDDFWKVFTSSSPVDKGAKANNGFVPHTKHVSQIEKVGTESVKDDSLKLSNAQPKSKPVKRNKWKPEDVKKLIKMRGELHSRFQVVKGRMALWEEISGNLLGDGITRSAGECKSLWTSLVQKYEETKSGKKSRKSWPYFEEMDRVFSDTDAMATK, via the exons ATGCAGTCGGTGTTTCCTGAGGGTTCCCCTCTCTCGCGCAGACTGAGCTTGTCGCCGAGAATGGCTGCTTTTGGTGCTCTTTCGCTGTGCCCGTGCAGCCTCTTGTGGCGGCCCAACCCCACAAATAAGCGTTCCGTTTTGTGCTCTCTTGGTTCTCAAACTAGTACAG GTACTGCCCGATCTAAAGTACCGCGTAAAAGATCAGGGATAAAGGAAGGGGCAAGGACAAGTATGGAAGACTCGGTTCAGCGCAAGATGGAAGAATTTTATGAAGGTTCTGATGGACCACCCCTCCGTGTTCTTCCAATTGGTGGCCTGGGTGAGATTGGGATGAATTGCATGCTTGTTGGAAATTATGATCGGTACATTCTGATTGATGCTGGTGTCATGTTTCCAGA CTATGACGAACTTGGGGTCCAAAAAATAACACCTGATACCTCATTTATCAAAAGGTGGAGTCACAAAATCGAAGCAGTTGTTATCACACATGGCCACGAAGATCACATTGGTGCGTTGCCTTGG GTCATCCCTGCTTTGGATTCTCGTACACCAATATTTGCATCTTCCTTTACGATGGAG CTTATTAAGAAGCGTTTAAAGGAGAATGGGATTTTTGTTTCGTCTAGACTTAAGGTATTTAGAACAAGGAGGAAGTTTATGGCGGGGCCGTTTGAAATTGAGCCTATCAGGGTCACCCATTCTATTCCCGATTGCTGTGGATTAGTTCTTCGCTGTGCTGATGGCACGATTCTTCACACTGGGGACTGGAAG ATTGATGAAACACCATTAGATGGAAAAGTTTTTGATCGTGAAGCATTAGAGGAACTTTCAAAAGAAGGAGTAACATTG ATGATGAGTGACTCAACAAATATTCTTTCACCTGGGAGGACAATGAGTGAATCTGTAGTGGCAGATGCATTATTGAGGCGTATTTCAGCAGCTAAAGGAAGGGTTATTACAACTCAGTTTGCATCGAATATACACCGCCTTGGAAGTGTGAAAGCTGCCGCTGATTTAACTGGTAGAAAACTG GTATTTGTTGGCATGTCCTTAAGAACATATCTGGATGCTGCCTGGAAGGATGGAAAGGCACCAATTGATCCATCAACTCTG GTGAAAGTTGAGGATATTGATGCCTATGCTCCAAAGGATTTGTTAATCGTGACGACTGGTTCTCAA GCAGAACCACGTGCTGCTCTAAATCTTGCATCATATGGAGGTAGTCATTCTCTCAAACTGAGCAAGGAAGATATAATTCTGTACTCGGCTAAG GTAATCCCTGGTAATGAATCTCGGGTGATGAAAATGCTAAACCGGATATCCGAGATTGGAACACCCATCGTAATGGGTAAAAATGAGTGCCTGCATACATCTGGTCATGGACATCGTGGAGAACTG gaagaaatacttcaaattgTAAAGCCACAGCACTTTTTGCCCATACATGGAGAACTGTTGTTTTTGAAAGAACATGAATTACTTGGAAGATCAACTGGCATTCGGCACACTTGT GTTATTAAGAATGGCGAGATGCTTGGGGTTTCTCATTTAAGAAATAGGAGAGTTCTGTCTTCCGGTTTCACTTCCCTAGGGAAAGAGAGTTTGCAG TTGATGTATAGTGATGGTGATAAAGCATTTGGTACATCAACTGAACTTTGCATTGATGAGAGACAAAGAATTGCATTAGATGGCATTATAGTGATCAG TATGGAAATTTTGCGTGGTCAAGATGCTGATGGTCTGATTGAAAATAGCTTGAAAGGGAAGATAAGAATCACTACAAGATGCTTATGGCTTGACAAAGGGAAGCTCTTAGATGCACTCCATAAAGCCGCCCATGCTGCACTTTCAAGCTGTCCTGTCAATTGTCCTTTAGCCCACATGGAAAGAACTGTGGCTGAGGTCTTGAGGAAGATGGTACGGAAGTACAGTGGTAAAAGGCCTGAAGTCATTGCCATTGCTGTGGAGAACCCTGAAGCAGTTCTCTCTGATGAGTTGAATGCAAGGCTATCTGGCAAGTCCCATGTTGATTTTGGGATGCCTGCACTGAGAAAAGTGGTTGATGGACGTCTAAAAGAAATTGATGGAcatccaaaagaaaaacagtCCGATAGGATGCATGCAGAAGAAGACGTTGCCAGTATACATTTAGAGAACACTTCACAacaag GTGAATATACCGAACTTGAAAGACTACTACCTGAGGAAGACACCACAACTTCGAGTTCCAGCTTAACAGAACAACTTTTACCCGATTCTAATGATTCAGATGATTTCTGGAAAGTGTTTACGTCATCATCACCTGTTGACAAAGGGGCTAAAGCTAACAATGGTTTTGTCCCACACACAAAACATGTGTCACAGATTGAGAAAGTTGGTACTGAAAGCGTTAAAGATGACTccttaaaattatcaaatgctCAACCGAAGTCCAAGCCTGTGAAACGGAATAAATGGAAACCTGAGGATGTTAAGAAGTTGATAAAAATGCGTGGGGAATTACATAGCAGATTCCAAGTTGTGAAGGGGAGAATGGCCCTCTGGGAAGAGATATCTGGAAACTTGTTGGGAGATGGGATCACTCGAAGTGCAGGGGAGTGCAAATCTCTATGGACATCTCTGGTTCAGAAATATGAG gAGACCAAGAGTGGGAAGAAAAGCAGGAAGAGCTGGCCATATTTTGAGGAAATGGATAGAGTTTTTTCTGATACTGATGCAATGGCAACAAAATGA